A stretch of DNA from Tubulanus polymorphus chromosome 6, tnTubPoly1.2, whole genome shotgun sequence:
CTGATGCACATCGCGAAACCAAAATCAATTATTACGCAACTTAAATCCGGTTTTACTAAAATATTCCTCGAGTTTAAATCCCGGTGAGCGATTACCGGTTTAAATTTATCTGCAAAAATAGGATGAAAACGATTAGTACAATTAGTTCATTCTCTGATAAGGTTCCGGGTACCTGCGTTtacatcctcacttgccaggggtcacccccgaactcgcttccacaaGCGCCCCCTGGCTGCACCACGATGTATGTTTTCTTTATTGactctggtcggctagtaaccgACTCCAActactcgtgaggtcaaggggttcggcgaacagctttagcgttgtgggttcgaatcccttgacgggtgaagatgctgCATGTAGTACTTACCTCCGATCAGCTGATCAGTATGCAAATGAGCTAAACCGTTAGCTATCGAGTGACACATCCTCTGGCAAGTGAGCCAGTCGACGGTGTTATTCTTCAAATACGAATTCAACGAACCGAGTTCTAAATAGGTTAAAACAATAACGAATTGTGATTCACCGTCTGGAGTGAAACGTTCCTCCGATCCGTAGAACTTCAATAAACTCTCGTGATTCATAAACGGTAGCGTGTAAACGGTTCGTTCGTTTACGTAATACTGTCTCTGAGCAGACGTAAATACCTTCACCGCTACCGTATGATCGAACAGCGCCCCCTGCCAGATATCGCCGAAACGACCCGATTGTAACAGTTTATCCAGTTTCAATCGACTCAACTCGTAACACGGACTCGGCGGGTCAaggtcgtcgtcgtcgctgcGCGTTCGCCGTAAAGGGTCAAGGTCGCATTTACGCCTGCTCAACCATAGGcgataaaataaataaagtaAAACTACGACGACCGTTACCCCGACGACGGACAACAGAGCGATTATGATCGTTTTCTCTCGGTAATTAGCGTGGTCCGGTAAGAATTGAGCTGAAAttttcgaaaagaaaattatttcatcaacacaacttcaaaaactgattgtccCGGAGAAGTGACTGCAGAATGactgtggggggggggggggtggttcCAGGTTGTAATgtaaggggggggggggggggtggttcCAGGTTGTAATGTAAGGGATGGCTCCAGGCTGTAAGGGATGGCTCCAGGTTGTAGGGGGTGGCTCCAGGCTGTAAGGGAATGCTCTAGGCTGTAAGGGATGGCTCCTAGCTGTACTTGATGGCTCCAGGCTGTAAGGGATGGCTCCAGGATGTAAGGGATGGCTCCAGACTGTAGGGGGTGGCTCCAGGCTGTAAGGGATGGCTCCTAGCTGTACTTGATGGCTCCAGGTTGAAAGAAATGGTTCCAGGTTTAATGGAGATGGCTTGAGGCTGTGAGGGATGTCTCCTGGCTGCTAGGGATAGCTCCAGGCTGTAGGGGGTGGCTCCAGGTTGTAAGGGATAGCTCCAGGTTGTAAGGGAAGGCTCCAGGCTGCTGTCTGATATCGATACTTACTAGCGGTAGATTTAGGTTTATGAGTTGGAGAGAACAGCGCTGGTTTATATACATCAGAGACGTGTGTATTACACAGAGTTGTATTACAACAACAGAATCTTGCATCCTCTTTACTATATGGCTTATCATTAACGCAACGGTTACTGCGACAATTCTGTTTATCGGGATGATCCCAGCAACCTACCAAATATAATACAACACTACAGTTACTAACAGTGGCGACACCTGATGGATGCCGATAGAACAATCACACAAACCTCTTTTGATCCAGATGATAGAATCGTTGTTGGCGCCTCCCAGTTTCCAGTACGAGAAACAAAAACTGTGTCCACTTTCACCGGTACAGTGAACAGTCTGTCCGTCGGGTAACACTTTACCGGTACTGGGTTCAGCTCCGAGACCCATTGTCGGGTTCACCACCGATCCATCTGAGCTCGTTTTAGCGCTTTCATAGAAACGACATACAGTCGACCTGACTCCTATAGGAACcactgaaatatatagaaattaCATCCATTTCAGGTATTTAGGCCTTCGCCCTTAGAGGTATTTACTTCATCGGCAGGAACCTGATGACGCcatgagactctgccacgttcctccctcggcagggattcgaacctgatgacaccgtgagactctgccacgttcctccctcagcggcagggattcgaacctgatgacatcgcgagACTCTATCACGTGTTCCTCCCTCGACAGGGATgggaacctgatgacatcgtgagactctgccacgttcctccctcagcggcagggatttgaacctgatgacatcgtgagactctgccacgttcctccctcagCGGCAGggattgaacctgatgacatcgtgagactctgccacgttcctccctaagcggcagggattcgaacctgatgacatcgtgagactctgacACATTCCTCCCTCAGCGGCAGGGATTTCAACTTTATAAGACTCTGTCTCTCTGCTAGTAGAGGGGATGATGGCCTGAGCGGGGGGACAGTGGTGTAGGATCAGGTATTCTATGGTCTAAAGAACTGCTTATTGGACACACTTGACTGATCTCTGTCCAAGATGGAAGATCTCGATTGCGGCAACTAATCACAGCAACTTACCTGTCAAAACTAGAGCTATCCCCGTGAACCACAAACCACACCGAATATTCACTATCAAAACCATTGTCTATAGACTGTTCGGTAACTGCGTAAATCTATAATATCAGCAGGATCAACCCTGTAATCACCGCACCACGCACTGAGTACTCAGTCATTCTGACACACCAGAACCAGCAAAAAACAACATCCAACTTTCACTTGTCTTTAGACGCCGATTCCATATTTCACAGGGCCTCAACTCGACTGTCGACACGTCGGTTCAATAGAACTGCGCCTACTATATGAGATCTGTAATTGTTTCATTGTTCTACGCCGTTCTAGACGCATATTTTACTAGATTTGCAGCAATTTCCGTCAAAAATGAAGACACCTTCAATGTCTGATCATTGAGCTACTTCCATTATCGAAAAGGGGAGGTAGGTTTGACTTTGTAATCTTTGATTTACTTTCAAATCAACTTCATAGACTAATCCACTAATATTCCACCCTTAGTCTGCTATTTACTCAATTAAGTAAGTTTTGtgaaaatttcgtcgtttTCTGAGATGAGAAACTGCTTCCAGACTtaattatttacattttatcATTGAAGCCACTTTCCCTATTAAGGTCGAGTCTAATGTCTGGAGATGCCGTCGATCGTAGTTCGACGTGTCTGCCGTGAGAGGGAGTGCATAatcaccataaaataaaaaaaggcaTAAAAAATGTATGTGACTCGTTGTAAACGTCGTCGAATTGCTGCAAATATCCGAGTTAGATAACTCTTGAAAACAATTCCgataaatgaagttttaaattcatttatatttcgcGTTTCGATGTTTTTCCTCCGTGTTGTACTCGCTAAAAGTGCAAAAACGCCTACGACTCATCCGCCATCTAACGTAATGCGATCGCATGAACTGACATTACTCCAGAGTTGATAAACAAACGATGTAAACGGTTTTTTCGgactaaaaataataattttcatctATCTTTCCTACACTGGTGATTAtaaatggttataatgagttaaAACAGTGCGTACGTGGCTTCACCGAaaactcgcatgccacaggaAGAATCTATTTTATCTTGAAAatgaggttcgaatcccatataTCATGCCTCGCTTcacttttttttcatgaatctCTAAATTCTATTGATTTAGATGATGGAAGCTTTGGGGTCAGATTCCATTTCCGGAAAACGCCAAGAATAGTccaattagtaattatctatAAACATGCATGTGGAGCTTGAAGTACTAAGTAGTTTAACAAGTTTCAGGTGATCCACATATAAATGCCCACATTAAGTAGCCCCTATTTGCAGTGCAGCTTAGTTTTAAGTTCCAGTTCCTGCTGGCAGCtaacagtgtgcgggcaacagtTTAAAAACCAGGAGGGtcaatgaacaatccaatactAGGATCAGTCTTCGAGCTGAGTCCAgactagtcagtaacctgtctgtggtttagtttcacaatcggatattttaaCAAACCACATATTTTGGTATATTGGTATAAgtccatccgattataaaaagcttaccaacgattaggtaactaagtAGGTCCAGACCTGTTTAGTGTGCGGCAACAGACAGCTCATAATAGGATTGATGGACAATTCAATAGGGTCAGCCTCAGAGCTGGGTCAAACTCCTGTTTCACAGTGGACTTCCGAGACCGTGGTCCAGTCTTGAGGTTAAATAAACAATCCTCAAGTCCAGTCTGGGATCTATAGTCAAGATTTAGCTGCTTACAGTATTCGAGAAAGAAATCCTTCCTTTGGTCCCTTCATGAAATCCAGTGAAGTCTCGAAGATAAATAACTCCAGAAGAAAGAcgaaacaaacaaatgaatgtTTTACTATGGAATCACAActttattttgttacaactaaGAAATCGCTCTGCTCAGGCTGTACAATAACTCTAAACTATACCAGTAGATGGCGCTAGTGGTGGTGATCGGGTGATATTCAAGATTTTACACTCTTAACGACGACGCCgcttcaatcaataaattaatttaacatttttttttaacacTAGCACATTACAGAGATGTATTTAGTAATATGTACATGCATATATTTATGGTCCACAGTTTTCGTACCTAGACGTCCTGCTCCGCGAGCGGGCGACCGTCATTAAGAACAATAATTCTTGCTCACTTCGAAAGTTTTCGGAAATATATATTACCCAATGTAGTAACGTTAGTGGTCAATCAAATCTAAACTATCAAATCATTTCACAAACCTCGCAAAATACTTATTATTCATCTCTGCTTTAAAACaattaattaatgatgttCGGCCTAAATTTTCGTCTAAACTTTTGACatagttttttgtttttttacgTTTAATATCAAAAACGTGGTTATTTTTTTCTACGAGAAGAGCTCGACCCCGGTTTTACAACGCCCGACTCTTCAAAcgcacaaaaaaaaaaaacccaataataataatcattaatttatacacaatattatcaattaatagAATCGTTTgctagttttattttttcgtttAGGCTTCGAGCGTCGGATTAAAAAGCGAACAGAATCAAGAACGCCATCATTAGACAGAACAGACCCATAGCTTCGGACAGAGCAAACCCTAGAATAGCATACGAGAACAATTGTTGTTTTAACGACGGGTTTCTGGCGTAACCAATTACTAAATTACCGAATACACTTCCGATACCAgctcctgaaatatcataattaAAATACTGCGTTAGATGTTGACAGGGATGAGATGAAAGTATTTTGTCagacagttttcattgaaatttacGAGATAAATCAATCTTCAACCCCTTAAAAGGTTTTGGGCGGAAGTTCACAACCATTCACTTAGGGCTGTGAACGTTTTCATACATCCTTGATGTTCTTCATCCGCCAGACATCCAATAGATGTCGCTCAAGTCTCAATTTAAAACAACAGCAAGTGAAAAACGTGATAAATGCAATTTATCAAAACCATCGGAAAATTGAAACCGTTAAGGGCTGAACATAAGGTCTGTAGCAATCAGACTACAGAGACAAAAAGTCGGCACCTTTTCCTCCTAAAATTCCAAACAACTTTCTACAGATTGGTCTTGACAGAATTTTCGGGGATTTATTTTGAGACTGTTTAAGTCGCTGCCCAAATTCGAACCATGTAGAATGATAGCTAGTAAACGTACCTGAACCAGCTGCACCGACAGTAGCTGCACCAGCTCCGATGTATTTAGCTGCTTGATCGATATCACGCCTTACGGCTGATGTCTGTAGACTACGTATTTGTGAATTCAGAACGGACATTaaattaacattatttaacGTGCACATTGTCGATACATTGTTAACAGCAGCAGCGGGACTCGTCACGGTTACCTAGAAAACACACAATATAATAACAAACTTTAGTTTACAATCGCTGATCAGGGTGTGACACTTTCCTGACTTGCGTATTCTTGGACTTCCAAGTGTATTCCATTTCCcagacttgatctgctaagagtTCGATCAATTAACCCAGTCCTTACACCAGATGGAAACTGAACTTGATTCTAgctatctcaacaaatttccaccaagtttagattttcttttcaaactaTCTCCTGACTGTTTCCATTTCTAATACAGATAAGTGTCTAATGAACGCAGCATCTAGTGAGGTGGCGCTGAGCGTTACAGAATCTGGAGAATTGAATACTTACTGGTTGTTTACGGCTTGTAACCGCGGAGCTGATCGGACGAGTGACTGTAATCGCTCTCGACGCAACCTATAAATAatgagaaatatatttcactaTAGACAACGGCAGAATCAGTGAATTCTACTTACAGCATCTCCGCAGTGAGTGGGCTCAACCAGAACACCCCCCCCCTAAACAACACAGAACACACCTCTGCAGAATCAGAACTCCCTTTGGGACTTTACacacaggcacttgaatatggactatgataatggataaatatttgataatttaccaGCGATACGTTAATCCTACTTTAATAGatccgccatgttttataataaatttacccATGATGCAACGCGCGCCGGTCGTTTAgctatactatacagaaaggctggaaacgaccctatctccgtaatgcttaaatctacccgcaGTTATCGGGACAGCCGAACACTGCCGATGATTGCCGAAGTACGTCCTTAGTGTCAATTTTAACCCTGATATATAAGGAGCGcccataatttcaattgtagatgatttttttggaAACATTGACACCGTTTTAGCTCcgttaaagattttaaatggcaacaaaattgatttttgaaaattcacgaTGCCTCTTCGGGATTGCTGTGACGTCATCTGTCCCGATAACTGCaggtagatttaagcattatggagataggatcgtttccagcctttctgtatagtatagcTAAACGACTGGCGCTCGTTGCATCATgggtaaatttattataaaacatggcgATCTATTAAAGTAGGATTAACGTATCGCtggtaaattatcaaatatttatccattatcaaagcccaCATTCAAGTGCCTGTGCTTTACAGCTCCTCGGTCCCCTCTGCATTGAGTGATAGTAACACATTAAGACAACATTTTGTTTAGTTACAATGCTTAAAACAACTTTGATAGAAGAGGTTTCAGCAGTaaagccccccccccccgaactCAGGAACTGAACTCATTTTGTACCCCTCGGCCTCCTCTGGTCCTGACTTAACTCCAATGATTTCCCAAATTGACATTTAATTACCAGTTAGTCAATAAACTGTCTAATTTAACTCAGGGAATACGTAACAAACTGAACATACGCCCCCGAGACTACTGTCAACGGGTCAAGGACGAATCAAGAGAAGAAATTGTTTCATGAATTTCAAGACATTATTTCCGAATAAAAGCGTAAACGACTTACCAGACTGCGTGTGATGGGTGTGAGGTATTTAGCGCAGGAATACATGATAGTAGATGATTTGATTGCTCCGACTGCGGGTGGGTTACAAGCCACTGAAATATACAGAATGACCTTCACTATTTATAATCGCCGACAATTTCCCTTCAAAATTAAGATTTATAAAACGAACTATTCTcataaaatcaaagaaaacGATATAATAAATCTTATCACAGATATTCACCTACAGATGATTAGTAGAAATGTGTTATTTGAACGGATTAGAGGAGTAATTTGAAAGCGACTGCCGGCTTACCTAAAATATCACCGATAGAGAGTCGAGATGCGCATGCGTCGTTACGAGCTGGTAATTACTGGTAGAGGGGTCGAGCAATAGGAGACACCCCTAAAACAAACCCtacaattagaaaatacatCCATATACCTACTTATAGACAGTAGGCATTAGGAACGGTAATTtactcatttcaaaaattctcATTAAAAAAAGAGAGATAATTAAACCGATCGGTAATTTCCGGTAGAGTTCGGAAAGCGCCCGAggaaacccggaagtaaagaTTTGGGGAGCCCCAGCCTCAGCctcagcagcatcagcagcatcaAGAGAGGGCTGGATGACGACCCGAGGAGCATGGCTGtgtttttaatgaacacaTGCAAGTTCAATAGTTGTGGGATGAATTTCTCGACTCTGGGTGACCTCATTCAGCATATTGAGGACACTCATATCGGTAAATATCAACACTCTCAGTTTGACAGGTGTCACTGTCAAAACTTTTAGATTTTGACAGTTGTTCAAATGTTCtaattttgttgtttgttATTTAAGAGTCGGATCCACGAGTTATAGAGAAACAGGAATTACAGCAGCCTCCATCTCTTCCATTAAGTTATATACTCAGGTTATTTTGTGAGGCTGGTGGTACAAAACGCGTTGAGGCCGCCGCTGCCGTCAGTAATGAGTTGAAGAAACGACCACGAGGTGGCGCTGTCTCACCGGCTCGTAGCGTTACCCCGACCGGGAGCGAGCTGGACGACGATGATGTCGTTGCCGCCAGCGACGACGAGGATAGCGATGATTCTTGGACGACGCAAGAAGAATTTTCATCGGAAGTTATTCTCAGGTGGGTGTTTTAACCCTTGGCTCCGGACAAATGGCGTCAGTAAAATGCGAGGGTTTTTACAACTCCTCGATTCCTTTAACTCCTCGAGCTGCAGTTGCTctaaagttggttagagtttcTCAGTTGATAGCTGACATTGTGACAATTAGAAGTTCATTGTTGCTATtggccggttatctttaaccaacttttgagcaactgcagccctttaatggaaaatgttttaaatgtgcttgaaactccttcaatttgagcaaaatgtcagaattccttcaattttttagaaatatacaATCAGACATGTTTGTAGTTGTATAGTAAACCACCTAAATCAGTACAGTTGAAACAAGGATCTTTTTGTTAGCCAATTAGGAGGTTACAGAATTAGAAACAGAGTTTAGTATAGTGGATAGAAATGTGCTCACAAAATCACCCAATAACCTACTGAGATAAACACTACCGATTAGGAGGAGTTTACTGACGTAATTCTGGGATatgattaattattaattatagtatgattattattattattaatcataataagatcattatttttatgattataatgaattatagtatgattattataattattaatcataataagattattatcatttttatgattattataattatcatgaattatagtttgattatcattatcaattgtaGTATAGTAtcctgatgatgattatgattattataattaattatagtatgattattattattattaatcataataagattattatcatttttatgattattataattatcatgaattatagtttgattatcattatcaattgtaGTATAGTATcctgatgatgattattatgattataattaATTATAGTATGATGGCGAATATAAAAGATGTGAGCGATAAACCGTTTGCGTGTCCAGTTCCCGGTTGTAAGAAACGATATAAAAATGTGAATGGAATCAAATATCACGCGAGACACGGTCATCGTAAAGACGCACGATTCGTGTAAATATTCATAACCGTCATTCGTTCATTGTTTCGTCGTTTACCTCGTCGTTTCCATGGTGATTTATTTTACGTTTTCAGAGTGAAAAAAGCGTTCAAATGCAAATGCGGTAAAAGTTACCGGTCGGCTCAAGGTTTACGCAATCATCAACTGCTTTATCACCCGGTAACAACGCTTCTTAAAACAGCGACGACGCAACAATCAAATACAGCTACAACAACGCAAGCCGTTATCGCTACGGCAACCGTTTCTCAATTAGTAACGCAGCCGACGCTGGCGTTATCGATACCAGCCGTTTCCTGTATCACTCCGCTTCCTATTCCTCCGCAACCGCAAACACTCGTCACAACAATGGCAGCACCGCTTAGCGTAACCATGACTACCGACAATCACCCGTCGAATACGAAGaatacgacgacgacgattaaTCCGGGATTAGGGATTAATCCTGGATTAGGGATTAATCCGGTGGGGGGAGGAGTAGGAAACGTGAATAATATACAAGCTCACGTTCAGGCAGCACACGCACTAGCTCACGCACAGGCTCAGGCTAAACAGGTCGTACAGGCCATTCAAAACGCTACAAATAACGCTTTAACTACTACAGCGCCACCTACAATAACAAACCTCGTACAGTCAGTATCATCAGCTATAGAACAAATAGTAGCCGAATAGAGGGGGGTCTTACAGCGCCACCTACAATAACAAACCTAGTACAATCAGTATCATCAGCTATAGAACAAATAGTAGCCGAATAGAGGGGGGTATCGCAGCGCCCCCTACAATAATAAACCTAGTACAATCAGTATCATCAGCTATAGAACAAATAGTGGCCGAATAGAGGGGGGTCTTACAGCGCCCCCTACAATAACAAACCTAGTACAATCAGTATCATCAGCTATAGAACAAATTGTAGCCGAATAGAGTGGGGTCTCGCAGCGCCCCCTACAATAACAAACCTAGCACAATAGACACTGAGAGGAATCTGAGTAGAAAGGGTCCCGGGCCTTCCTGTGGAGTGTGCTGCCCCCTGTGAGCTAAATGAATAAGGTACAGACCTGTTTGTATTGTATGAACAGTTACAATGAGCTGATCAAACAGGGAACAATATTCACCAATAGGTGTCTCTGTCTAAGTGTTTATTACATGTTGTGTGTAAATTATTGATAGTCGCTGAAATATTACATTCATTGTTCTCACTTTCTGTTCTTACTGCTCCTTATTCAGCTGCTCCTACCCTTACTGCTCCTTATTCAGCTGCTCCTACCCTTACTGCACCTTATTCAGCTGCTCCTACCCTCACTGCACCTCTACCCTTACTGCTCCTTATTCAGCTGCTCCTACCCTTACTGCTCCTTATTCAGCTGCTCCTACCCTCACTGCTCCTTATTCAGCTGCTCCTACCCTTACTGCTCCTTATTCAGCTGCTCCTACCCTCACTGCTCCTTATTCAGCTGCTCCTACCCTTACTGCTCCTTATTCAGCTGCTCCTACCCTCACTGCTCCTTATTCAGCTGCTCCTACCCTCACTGCTCCTTATTCAGCTGCTCCTACCCTCACTGCACCTCTACCCTCACTGCTCCTTATTCAGCTGCTCCTACCCTCACTGCTCCTTATTCAGCTGCTCCTACCCTCACTGCACCTCTACCCTTACTGCACCTCTACCCTTACTGCACCTTATTCAGCTGCTCCTACCCTCACTGCACCTCTACCCTCACTGCACCTCTACCCTTACTGCACCTCTACCCTTACTGCACCTCTACCCTTACGCTCCTACCCTCACTGCTCCTTATTCAGCTGCTCCTACCCTCACTGCTCCTTATTCAGCTGCTCCTACCCTTACTGCTCCTTATTCAGCTGCTCCTACCCTCACTGCACCTCTACCCTTACTGCTCCTTATTCAGCTGCTCCTACCCTTACTGCACCTCTTCTCCTGTTGCTTGCTGCACCTCTACGCTTATTGCTCTACTTTTGTCTCAAGCTACACTTAGTTCCTGCTCCTCTCAAGCTAGACTTGCTCTTATTGAGCTGCTTCTGCTCCTGTGATTAGTGTTAATTTATTATCTATTGTGTCCTGTATTTattgtattgtaaatattgccTTATTTAATTGTTCAGTATTATTGTGTGTACACACCATGTATAAAACCAGAGTCAATGTGTCCCTTCCAGTCAACGCCACCTCTAGCCTGCTGCTGGTGGAACACTCAACTCAATTTGTCCGGCATGCAATATCGTGAGTTAGTATTAGTTCATACATTTTAAGGGTTTGAAAAAGTATTCCCACAAAActgttatctctgagttaaacagttatctctgagttaaacagttatctctgagttaaacattttttttagttAAACAGTGATCTCtgagttaaccctttcagtgtgtctacactgcagtgcggtgtattgatgtaattagtaattatctctcttgaaaaatggcagcacctgtcaaacattgtgaaatactagtaactaacgatacaccgcgccgtggtgtagacgcattatAGTGATATTCCTGTCATTCAACACACTGGactggaatttttcagaattttcaaataatcttcagcactatagggtatttaTTGAAAGGGTACAGTTATCTCTGATTTGAGGAGCTGTCTCTGAGATAGACGTCAGATAAATGTCAGGAGTGACTCAGGAGTGTCTCGGCGTGCATTCTCTCttgtttgacatttttgtGTTGTGTACATAAAACAAACATCAATTGcatttattgaatataaaccGTTTTCTATGTTGCTTAAAACCAAATTAAGATTGTATATGTAGTGACGTGAGTGTGTATTATCAACGAGAATGAGGAGGgggttgattttatttttattcgtGCTGGAGGAGGGGGGAAGGGGGTAAGTGTGCCTGTATTTGTGATTGTTGATGTTGTACTCAGATGTTGCTTTATATTGCATTATTTAATACACATGCCTAAAACAGTTCATCTATTGATACAGTGTAGAGTATAGTttgaggggggaggggggtgaAAAGGGGAGGGAGAGTGAGGGGTTCAGAGAGGGCAGGGAGTGTGAGGGGTGTAAAAGGCTCGGATTTActtaaaattgatagaagAGTAAGAAATAttctattcattatttcagtc
This window harbors:
- the LOC141907406 gene encoding ATP synthase lipid-binding protein, mitochondrial-like, yielding MYSCAKYLTPITRSLVASRAITVTRPISSAVTSRKQPVTVTSPAAAVNNVSTMCTLNNVNLMSVLNSQIRSLQTSAVRRDIDQAAKYIGAGAATVGAAGSGAGIGSVFGNLVIGYARNPSLKQQLFSYAILGFALSEAMGLFCLMMAFLILFAF
- the LOC141907338 gene encoding juxtaposed with another zinc finger protein 1-like — encoded protein: MAVFLMNTCKFNSCGMNFSTLGDLIQHIEDTHIESDPRVIEKQELQQPPSLPLSYILRLFCEAGGTKRVEAAAAVSNELKKRPRGGAVSPARSVTPTGSELDDDDVVAASDDEDSDDSWTTQEEFSSEVILSMMANIKDVSDKPFACPVPGCKKRYKNVNGIKYHARHGHRKDARFVVKKAFKCKCGKSYRSAQGLRNHQLLYHPVTTLLKTATTQQSNTATTTQAVIATATVSQLVTQPTLALSIPAVSCITPLPIPPQPQTLVTTMAAPLSVTMTTDNHPSNTKNTTTTINPGLGINPGLGINPVGGGVGNVNNIQAHVQAAHALAHAQAQAKQVVQAIQNATNNALTTTAPPTITNLVQSVSSAIEQIVAE